One Luteolibacter yonseiensis genomic window carries:
- the rpoN gene encoding RNA polymerase factor sigma-54 translates to MSDVYLHQSLSQQQTLAPQMRKSLEILQAGTLELTQLVQQALETNPVLEDITEVISLDEEGPDPEEADSLDYLNDTDDDWRDRSIMDGKSSPWTSEDEERRQRIYDSIVAPETLQQHLQNQLDLSMVDPEIREAAQAILGNLDDRGFLDLPARTLATRLDIRPKDMDAALTLVQSFDPAGVGASGIPESLLLQLERTTGKETIEYKIVRDHLEDLARKRHPQIARALGTTVERIAEAASRIGRLTPNPGGEFDPTGNPYILPDVVIERDDDGNWYARLTGEHLPNLRINDFYKDMIGKSGTDAKARQFLRDQIRDGRSLIHAISLRQETILAIAHKLIEHQPAFLAKGPRHLRPLTMNDIADELSLHATTISRAVAGKYVFTPHGLMEMRSFFATGYQTSDGTEVSNAGVREAIQQLVAAENPAKPLSDEFLMKALDKQGIKVARRTVAKYREQLNILPSHLRKTF, encoded by the coding sequence ATGTCAGACGTCTACCTCCACCAGTCCCTTTCACAGCAGCAAACGCTTGCGCCTCAGATGCGCAAGAGCTTGGAAATCCTCCAAGCCGGGACCCTTGAACTGACCCAGCTTGTCCAGCAGGCGCTGGAGACGAACCCGGTTCTTGAGGACATCACCGAGGTGATCTCCCTCGACGAAGAGGGTCCGGATCCCGAGGAAGCGGATTCGCTGGATTATCTGAATGACACCGACGACGACTGGCGCGACCGTTCCATCATGGACGGAAAAAGCTCACCTTGGACCAGCGAGGACGAGGAACGCCGCCAACGGATCTACGACTCCATCGTCGCCCCCGAAACGCTTCAACAGCATTTGCAGAACCAGCTCGACCTCTCGATGGTCGATCCTGAAATCCGCGAGGCAGCCCAGGCCATTTTGGGAAATCTCGATGATCGCGGCTTCCTCGACCTGCCCGCGCGCACTCTCGCCACCCGGCTCGACATCCGGCCGAAAGACATGGACGCGGCGCTCACCCTGGTGCAGTCCTTCGATCCTGCGGGCGTTGGCGCCTCGGGCATCCCCGAGTCCCTTCTGCTGCAGCTGGAGCGCACGACGGGAAAGGAAACCATCGAATACAAGATCGTCCGGGACCATCTGGAAGACCTCGCCCGCAAACGTCATCCACAGATCGCACGCGCTCTCGGCACCACGGTGGAGCGCATCGCCGAGGCGGCTTCGCGCATCGGCCGCCTGACACCCAACCCCGGTGGCGAGTTTGATCCCACCGGCAATCCCTACATCCTGCCGGACGTCGTCATCGAGCGTGACGATGATGGAAACTGGTATGCGCGCCTCACCGGCGAGCATCTGCCGAACCTCCGCATCAATGATTTCTACAAGGACATGATCGGGAAGAGCGGCACGGATGCCAAGGCCCGCCAGTTCCTGCGCGACCAGATCCGCGACGGACGCAGCCTGATCCACGCGATCTCGCTGCGTCAGGAAACCATCCTCGCCATCGCCCACAAGCTTATCGAACACCAGCCCGCGTTCCTCGCGAAAGGCCCGCGCCACCTGCGCCCGCTGACGATGAACGACATCGCCGACGAGCTCAGCCTGCATGCGACCACCATTTCCCGGGCGGTGGCCGGGAAATATGTCTTCACCCCGCACGGGTTGATGGAAATGCGCTCGTTTTTCGCAACCGGCTATCAGACGAGCGACGGCACGGAGGTTTCCAACGCCGGGGTCCGCGAGGCCATCCAGCAGTTGGTCGCTGCGGAAAACCCCGCGAAGCCGCTTTCCGACGAGTTCCTGATGAAGGCTCTCGACAAACAAGGCATCAAGGTTGCCCGCCGCACCGTCGCGAAATACCGCGAGCAGTTGAACATCCTGCCTTCTCATCTGCGGAAGACATTCTGA
- a CDS encoding sugar phosphate isomerase/epimerase family protein, which yields MSRPVTLFTGQWADLSITELAPLAYEMGYDGLELACWGDHFDVDAALSKKSYVKERWELLFDHGLTSYAISNHLVGQAVCDNIDERHKSILSPEIWGNGDPEGVRKRAAKQMIATAKAARLFFNAKPGRDGKDDFPAVVNGFTGSSIWHSIYAFPPTSQEYYEKGFKDFAKRWLPILDAFEKVDVNFALEVHPTEIAFDIATAQRALAAVGNHKRFGFNYDPSHLAYQGVDYVKFIRDLGNRIYHVHMKDVWWNHGDGSVGVFGGHTNFGDARRYWDFRSLGHGDIEFEDIIVALNDTGYRGPLSVEWEDIRMDRVHGGEEAAAFVRSVDFPTSNIAFDAAFDKANQ from the coding sequence ATGTCACGCCCAGTCACCCTCTTCACCGGCCAGTGGGCCGATCTTTCCATCACCGAACTCGCACCGCTCGCCTATGAAATGGGCTACGACGGTCTGGAACTCGCCTGCTGGGGAGACCACTTCGACGTGGATGCCGCGCTCTCGAAAAAATCCTACGTCAAGGAGCGCTGGGAGCTGCTTTTCGACCACGGCCTCACCAGCTACGCCATCTCGAACCACCTCGTCGGCCAGGCGGTCTGCGACAACATCGACGAGCGTCACAAGTCCATCCTCTCACCGGAAATCTGGGGCAACGGTGACCCGGAAGGCGTCCGCAAGCGCGCCGCCAAGCAGATGATCGCCACCGCCAAGGCGGCGCGTCTCTTCTTCAACGCCAAGCCCGGCCGCGATGGCAAGGACGATTTCCCGGCGGTGGTGAACGGATTCACCGGCTCCTCCATCTGGCATTCCATCTACGCCTTCCCGCCGACCTCCCAGGAGTATTATGAAAAAGGCTTCAAGGACTTCGCCAAGCGCTGGCTGCCGATTCTCGACGCGTTTGAAAAAGTGGACGTGAATTTCGCCCTCGAAGTCCACCCGACCGAGATCGCGTTCGACATCGCCACCGCCCAACGCGCGCTCGCCGCCGTTGGAAACCACAAACGCTTCGGCTTCAATTACGATCCGTCCCACCTTGCCTACCAAGGCGTGGACTACGTGAAATTCATCCGCGACCTCGGCAACCGCATCTACCACGTCCACATGAAGGACGTGTGGTGGAACCATGGCGACGGCTCCGTCGGTGTCTTCGGCGGCCACACGAATTTCGGCGACGCCCGCCGCTACTGGGACTTCCGTTCTCTCGGCCACGGAGACATCGAGTTCGAGGACATCATCGTCGCGCTCAACGACACCGGCTACCGCGGACCTCTCTCGGTGGAATGGGAGGACATCCGCATGGACCGCGTGCACGGTGGCGAGGAAGCCGCCGCCTTCGTCCGTAGTGTGGATTTCCCGACGAGCAACATCGCGTTCGACGCCGCGTTCGACAAGGCGAACCAGTGA
- a CDS encoding aminotransferase class IV — protein sequence MSEIWCNGGWLPAAGYPGSAQDRGAFLGLGLFETMLGLDGSLVFADRHVSRLRKSGERFGWLLDLPDLREIASELLLRNRLIEGKARLRLIVTAGSGLHNDLTPGADRLIWLSAFPGGEVPESIRLCLSPWPRNERSPLAGLKTACYAENMVALNHARQLGFEETVFLNTAGNLCETATANLFLVKDGALLTPSSDSGCLPGIGREVLLEIAGSHGIATDERTLGPEDLYEADEIFISSSTRGPVAVSRFEDRDLVAGPVTRALGIAYAEAVALDVRR from the coding sequence ATGTCTGAAATCTGGTGCAACGGCGGCTGGTTGCCTGCGGCGGGTTATCCCGGGAGCGCGCAGGACCGCGGTGCGTTTCTCGGCCTCGGTCTTTTCGAAACGATGCTCGGTCTCGATGGTTCGCTGGTTTTCGCGGATCGGCATGTTTCACGGCTCCGTAAAAGTGGTGAACGGTTCGGTTGGTTGTTGGATTTGCCGGACCTGCGGGAGATTGCCTCGGAGTTGCTGCTCAGAAACCGGCTCATCGAAGGGAAGGCGAGGCTGCGTCTCATCGTCACGGCCGGAAGCGGTCTTCACAACGATCTCACACCGGGGGCGGACCGGCTCATCTGGCTTTCCGCGTTTCCGGGTGGTGAGGTTCCGGAATCCATCCGCCTCTGCCTCTCGCCATGGCCGCGCAACGAACGTTCGCCGCTCGCCGGGTTGAAGACGGCATGTTATGCGGAGAACATGGTGGCCCTCAACCACGCCCGGCAGCTCGGCTTCGAAGAAACCGTTTTCCTCAATACGGCAGGCAATCTCTGTGAAACCGCGACAGCGAATCTTTTCCTCGTGAAGGATGGCGCGCTGCTCACCCCGTCATCCGACTCCGGCTGCCTGCCGGGGATCGGGCGCGAGGTATTGCTGGAAATCGCCGGAAGCCATGGGATTGCCACCGATGAGAGGACGCTCGGACCGGAGGATCTTTACGAGGCGGACGAGATCTTCATCAGCTCCTCGACCCGTGGGCCGGTGGCGGTTTCCCGCTTCGAGGATCGGGATCTCGTGGCGGGTCCTGTGACCCGCGCGCTTGGCATCGCATACGCGGAGGCGGTTGCCTTGGATGTGCGGCGGTGA
- a CDS encoding glutaredoxin family protein — translation MSKPTPKITAYLKTFCGWSEGVRAIMRKYELPYEEKDIIKNPAFRWEMEQRSGQPLSPCVEIDGHMLPDISGEEVEKWLLENGYFEKSDATPDAPINSSCTDEQHAEMALGRLPVPGKIRFLD, via the coding sequence ATGTCCAAACCAACTCCCAAAATCACTGCCTACCTGAAAACGTTCTGCGGCTGGAGCGAAGGCGTCCGCGCGATCATGCGCAAGTATGAGCTGCCTTACGAAGAGAAGGACATCATCAAGAATCCCGCGTTCCGCTGGGAAATGGAGCAGCGCAGCGGCCAGCCGCTCTCGCCTTGTGTCGAGATCGACGGCCACATGCTGCCGGACATTTCCGGTGAGGAAGTGGAGAAATGGCTGCTTGAGAACGGCTATTTTGAAAAAAGCGACGCCACTCCGGACGCGCCGATCAATTCGTCCTGCACGGACGAGCAGCACGCGGAAATGGCGCTCGGACGCCTGCCGGTGCCCGGCAAGATCCGCTTCCTGGATTGA
- a CDS encoding class II fumarate hydratase: MKKTAAESHRVERDSMGEMEVPVEALYGASTQRAVLNFPISGTRLPSALIHAYGRIKKAAAETNAELGLLDPVAAGNIVRAAEEIIAGRHDAQFPVDVYQTGSGTSTNTNVNEVIVGLCGHAVHPNDHVNLGQSSNDTFPTAIHLAAGMEIRQTLIPALEKLAAALARKAGEFHGVLKIGRTHLMDATPVRLGQEFGGWARQAELAARRAEKALEALLELPLGGTAVGTGLNTHPEFAARAIARLAESTGIPFREAEDHFEAQSAKDGCVEAHGQLSTIAVSLHKIAGDIRLLGSGPRCGLGEIVLPATQPGSSIMPGKVNPVMSESVTMVAARVAGNQTTVTWCGVGGFLELNVSMPLLGSCLLESIGLLANVAEAFRERCVEGIRADEERCGELIELSLSMVTALAPRIGYDRAAAIAKESVSTGRTVREICIARSDELGVTAGELEELLDPGRMSGR; encoded by the coding sequence GCATCAACTCAACGGGCGGTGTTGAATTTCCCGATTTCCGGCACGCGGCTGCCGTCGGCCTTGATCCATGCCTACGGGCGGATCAAGAAGGCGGCTGCAGAAACGAATGCGGAGCTCGGCCTGCTTGATCCGGTGGCCGCGGGAAACATCGTGCGGGCGGCGGAGGAGATCATCGCCGGCAGGCACGACGCGCAGTTTCCGGTGGATGTTTATCAGACCGGCTCGGGCACTTCCACGAACACGAATGTGAACGAGGTCATCGTGGGTTTGTGCGGGCATGCGGTGCATCCGAATGATCATGTGAATTTGGGGCAGTCATCGAACGACACGTTTCCCACGGCCATTCATCTGGCGGCGGGAATGGAAATCCGGCAGACCTTGATCCCTGCGTTGGAGAAGCTGGCGGCTGCGCTGGCACGGAAGGCCGGGGAGTTTCATGGAGTGCTCAAGATCGGCAGGACGCATCTGATGGATGCGACTCCGGTGCGGCTTGGACAGGAATTCGGTGGTTGGGCGAGGCAGGCGGAGTTGGCGGCGAGGCGCGCGGAGAAGGCGCTCGAAGCCTTGCTGGAGCTGCCGCTGGGTGGGACGGCGGTGGGGACGGGACTGAACACTCATCCGGAATTCGCGGCGAGGGCCATCGCTCGGTTGGCGGAGTCCACCGGAATTCCGTTTCGCGAGGCGGAGGATCACTTCGAAGCCCAGTCTGCGAAGGACGGTTGCGTGGAAGCGCACGGACAGCTTTCCACCATCGCGGTTTCCCTGCACAAGATCGCGGGCGATATACGGCTGCTGGGTTCGGGACCGCGTTGTGGGTTGGGCGAGATCGTGCTGCCGGCGACGCAACCGGGATCGTCGATCATGCCGGGAAAGGTGAACCCGGTGATGTCGGAATCCGTCACGATGGTGGCGGCGCGGGTGGCGGGAAACCAGACGACGGTCACCTGGTGTGGGGTGGGTGGTTTTCTGGAACTGAATGTTTCCATGCCTTTGCTCGGGAGCTGCCTGCTGGAATCCATCGGACTGCTGGCGAATGTGGCGGAGGCATTCCGCGAACGGTGTGTGGAGGGCATCCGCGCGGATGAGGAACGGTGCGGGGAACTGATCGAACTTTCGCTTTCCATGGTCACGGCGCTGGCTCCACGCATCGGCTACGACCGGGCGGCGGCGATCGCGAAGGAGTCGGTGTCCACCGGACGGACGGTGCGGGAGATCTGCATCGCCCGGTCTGATGAGCTGGGCGTGACGGCGGGCGAACTGGAGGAATTGCTGGATCCGGGGCGGATGAGCGGGCGGTGA